Proteins encoded within one genomic window of Mesobacillus subterraneus:
- a CDS encoding DUF2515 domain-containing protein, with the protein MTQNPQFHQLPDHEAEIIRKIRLETDELNLDNISRTKAYLDFYLEYPEMIWAFLTSMVSRNGGYSMCDLEGEWFPKMLAPPIRQRLFLTYERANWLIFRDAFSQLTLYSYSTKKKTPMFHLLKFLDVSTFMEKEWQLFWERGDKKRLLTALIINEQNVIHKPVIKHPVYKKRVFNTMMFSFEDYLHFSTVLFPTCEGELYGASVNGFKSVSKRINLGKRLASILFDQRYYPLFLEFAVRTEHTASRHDYEQYFPHDKKRDTPFLRCTYPIIQHHFHQQGDWYEERKFHLRWFSKELNQKHPVHLTKWYKKKQKQLHAMISVKELFTSN; encoded by the coding sequence ATAACCCAAAATCCTCAATTTCATCAGCTTCCTGACCATGAAGCTGAGATCATCCGAAAAATAAGGCTTGAAACTGATGAGCTGAATTTGGACAATATCTCTAGAACTAAAGCGTATCTTGATTTTTATCTTGAGTATCCCGAAATGATCTGGGCGTTCCTGACCAGCATGGTTTCAAGGAATGGCGGCTATAGTATGTGTGACCTTGAGGGTGAGTGGTTCCCAAAGATGCTGGCTCCTCCTATACGCCAGCGGTTGTTCCTCACATATGAAAGGGCCAATTGGCTGATATTCCGCGATGCCTTTTCGCAGCTCACTCTATACTCTTATTCGACGAAAAAAAAAACACCAATGTTTCATTTGTTGAAATTCCTGGACGTTTCCACGTTTATGGAAAAAGAATGGCAGCTATTTTGGGAGCGTGGAGATAAAAAAAGATTGTTGACCGCATTAATCATCAATGAACAGAATGTTATTCATAAGCCAGTTATAAAACATCCGGTTTATAAAAAGAGAGTATTTAACACAATGATGTTTTCCTTTGAAGATTATCTGCATTTCAGCACTGTCCTTTTTCCAACATGTGAGGGAGAACTCTACGGGGCAAGCGTGAATGGATTTAAATCTGTGAGTAAAAGAATAAATCTTGGGAAGAGGCTTGCTTCAATTTTATTTGATCAAAGGTATTATCCCTTATTTCTGGAATTTGCGGTCCGAACAGAACATACTGCTTCAAGACATGACTATGAACAGTACTTTCCTCACGATAAAAAAAGAGACACTCCATTTCTTCGCTGTACTTATCCAATCATTCAGCATCATTTCCATCAACAGGGTGACTGGTATGAGGAGAGGAAATTTCACCTGAGGTGGTTTAGCAAGGAACTCAATCAGAAACATCCTGTTCACTTGACGAAGTGGTATAAAAAAAAGCAAAAACAATTACATGCCATGATATCGGTAAAGGAATTGTTCACTTCAAATTGA
- a CDS encoding YppE family protein has translation MHYPKKLLVDVEIAHKRFHLSKEEGVRGDFHSEVKPFADEVKLAADSWRALASQWIRENRPKNLHANQIETAADYLEVISVQAFFPETSKKRFLDQIQSVEFILNSMIIAVEKAKQ, from the coding sequence TTGCATTATCCAAAAAAACTGCTGGTTGATGTGGAAATAGCTCATAAACGATTTCATCTTTCAAAGGAAGAGGGAGTCAGGGGTGACTTTCATTCAGAAGTAAAGCCATTCGCTGATGAGGTGAAATTGGCAGCAGATTCATGGAGAGCATTAGCAAGCCAATGGATTAGGGAAAATAGACCAAAGAATCTACATGCTAATCAAATTGAAACTGCGGCCGACTATCTGGAAGTCATTTCTGTCCAGGCTTTTTTTCCTGAAACGAGCAAGAAAAGATTCCTTGATCAGATTCAGTCCGTTGAATTCATATTAAATAGCATGATCATTGCCGTTGAGAAAGCAAAGCAGTGA
- a CDS encoding YppF family protein translates to MNVHELKNLFAETKECSSEHVNELLDFTKKSYIQNEITILEYRNLVRELELQGAFIPEDQKEISI, encoded by the coding sequence ATGAACGTTCACGAACTAAAAAATCTATTTGCCGAGACAAAAGAATGCTCTTCGGAACATGTAAATGAATTGCTCGATTTTACTAAAAAATCTTACATTCAGAATGAGATTACCATTTTAGAATACCGGAACCTGGTTCGTGAGCTGGAATTGCAAGGAGCTTTCATTCCCGAGGATCAGAAAGAAATATCGATATAA
- a CDS encoding YppG family protein, with protein MFGRRNNMNANHPQWWEYHYNPDLNYIYGNNQGLNRQQPLPQQYNNPNWNGMPGNWQNQYMQQENPVNPYMQQVNPMNPNMQQANPYWNQPNQMGGNKNDYSKMLFQNPLEPEGDPIYGYYNPQADYQNFNPYPQYAFMPKQPSGLQSIMNSFKSQDGNLDVNKMVDTAGQMMNAVTQVSSLVKGLGGMFKV; from the coding sequence ATGTTTGGCCGCAGAAACAATATGAATGCCAATCATCCACAATGGTGGGAATACCATTATAATCCAGATCTAAATTATATATATGGGAATAACCAAGGTTTGAACCGGCAGCAACCGCTCCCTCAACAGTATAACAATCCAAATTGGAATGGGATGCCAGGAAATTGGCAAAACCAATATATGCAGCAGGAGAACCCGGTGAACCCATATATGCAGCAGGTCAACCCTATGAATCCAAATATGCAGCAAGCGAATCCTTATTGGAATCAGCCTAACCAAATGGGCGGGAACAAGAATGACTATTCTAAGATGCTTTTCCAAAACCCGCTTGAGCCTGAGGGAGACCCCATCTACGGGTACTATAATCCACAAGCGGATTATCAGAACTTCAACCCATACCCACAATATGCGTTCATGCCTAAACAGCCCTCTGGCTTGCAGTCAATCATGAACTCTTTCAAAAGCCAGGATGGAAATTTGGATGTCAACAAAATGGTAGATACTGCTGGACAGATGATGAATGCCGTGACACAGGTGTCTTCGCTCGTCAAAGGTCTAGGCGGAATGTTTAAGGTGTAA
- a CDS encoding Hsp20/alpha crystallin family protein → MATNNPDRPKRHEALEQWFKSVNQLMQEKPVKGILQSIDDFFRQPFPHSPFNVGVQETEKEYIVTAELAGVKRDQISINIINNSLTILVNQTDVTSEVNEVSKTERHMAAARQLSRTIPFSVPVNERKTRASYRNGLLEVKITKKQGKKIDILSDHVE, encoded by the coding sequence ATGGCAACCAACAATCCTGACCGACCAAAAAGACATGAAGCCCTTGAACAATGGTTTAAATCCGTAAACCAGCTGATGCAGGAGAAGCCGGTAAAAGGCATACTCCAAAGTATTGATGATTTTTTCAGACAGCCCTTTCCGCATTCACCCTTCAATGTTGGGGTGCAAGAAACAGAAAAGGAATATATTGTGACAGCAGAATTGGCAGGAGTTAAAAGAGACCAGATTTCCATAAATATAATTAATAATTCGCTGACAATACTGGTCAATCAAACTGACGTCACTTCGGAAGTCAATGAAGTCTCAAAAACGGAGAGGCACATGGCTGCGGCGCGGCAATTAAGCAGGACGATCCCCTTTTCAGTTCCGGTCAATGAAAGAAAGACCCGCGCTTCCTATCGAAACGGTCTACTTGAAGTCAAAATCACAAAAAAACAAGGCAAGAAGATTGATATATTGTCAGATCACGTTGAATGA